In bacterium, a single window of DNA contains:
- a CDS encoding PD40 domain-containing protein has protein sequence MVVALAFALLIAAAPAVADSFVVETNSYLIGQAPDWLDDATVVWHDPLPRDEDNDGTRQIYRSRLDGRDTVCLTCGLEGPNQVPVVRPGGDWILFHSWAGHQVKIGGPGFGGIGSEVWVMRPDGSQRTNLTNDGEFHDNFHAYWSPDGTHIAWTSLNWNPADGGNGRSDVRVARFDPDGPDGPRLVGAHVVRPGNGHWYETQWWAPDGSGFLYTETVDTAINPELFFCRLPDRDRGTCRRTRLTFDPAWDEQAIFTPDMRRILFMSSRNLPGAHNDWAHTAQLLDLPASYDYQLILFVFSDSFLQPILEQATDLYEMELEWNAARTRFQPGRLRRLTRSGSDGWVIPEFAWDPRGERLLWSEARFTDGRRVDQGCVVRRLRRDFIARLRGVDRVEKIPFGIASEMRDAAAALLGDPPSFAHQGLGCGGADPTREPSFVQETRIGRYVRR, from the coding sequence ATGGTGGTCGCTCTTGCGTTCGCGCTGCTGATCGCCGCCGCGCCCGCGGTCGCCGACAGCTTCGTGGTCGAGACCAATTCCTATCTCATCGGCCAGGCGCCGGACTGGCTCGACGACGCCACCGTCGTCTGGCACGACCCGCTGCCGCGCGACGAGGACAACGACGGCACGCGCCAGATCTACCGCTCGCGGCTCGACGGCCGCGACACGGTCTGCCTCACCTGCGGCCTCGAGGGACCGAACCAGGTGCCGGTGGTGCGCCCGGGCGGCGACTGGATCCTCTTCCACTCCTGGGCCGGTCACCAGGTGAAGATCGGCGGCCCCGGCTTCGGCGGCATCGGCTCCGAGGTGTGGGTGATGCGGCCCGACGGCAGCCAGCGCACCAACCTCACCAACGACGGCGAATTCCACGACAACTTCCACGCCTACTGGTCGCCCGACGGCACCCACATCGCCTGGACCTCGCTCAACTGGAACCCCGCCGACGGCGGCAACGGCCGCTCCGACGTTCGCGTCGCCCGCTTCGACCCCGACGGCCCCGACGGCCCGCGCCTGGTCGGCGCGCACGTCGTCCGCCCCGGCAACGGCCACTGGTACGAGACCCAGTGGTGGGCGCCCGACGGCTCGGGATTCCTCTACACCGAGACCGTCGACACGGCGATCAACCCGGAGCTCTTCTTCTGCCGTCTGCCCGATCGCGACCGCGGCACGTGCCGCCGCACCCGTCTCACCTTCGACCCGGCCTGGGACGAGCAGGCGATCTTCACCCCGGACATGCGGCGCATCCTCTTCATGTCGTCGCGCAACCTTCCCGGCGCCCACAACGACTGGGCCCACACCGCCCAGCTCCTCGACCTGCCGGCGAGCTACGACTACCAACTCATCCTGTTCGTGTTCAGCGACAGCTTCCTGCAGCCGATCCTCGAGCAGGCCACCGACCTCTACGAGATGGAGCTCGAGTGGAACGCCGCCCGCACCCGCTTCCAGCCCGGCCGCCTGCGCCGCCTCACCCGCTCCGGCAGCGACGGCTGGGTGATCCCCGAATTCGCCTGGGATCCCAGGGGCGAACGCCTGCTCTGGTCCGAGGCCAGGTTCACCGACGGCCGCCGCGTCGACCAGGGCTGCGTCGTCCGCAGGCTGCGTCGCGACTTCATCGCCCGCCTGCGCGGCGTCGACCGGGTCGAGAAGATCCCCTTCGGCATCGCCAGCGAGATGCGCGACGCCGCCGCGGCGCTGCTCGGCGACCCGCCGTCCTTTGCCCACCAGGGCCTCGGCTGCGGCGGCGCCGACCCGACACGGGAGCCGTCCTTCGTCCAGGAAACCCGCATCGGCCGCTACGTCCGGCGCTGA
- the rnhA gene encoding ribonuclease HI, translating into MITIFTDGAAKGNPGPGGWGAIVATEERVRELGDGAPHTTNNKMELTGVIEALRAARGVEGKIELHTDSTYVIRGITEWIHGWRRRGWRTAEGQPVLNRELWEALALEVAGRGRGGIHWHYVRGHSAIPGNERCDEIATGFAAGERPDLYDGPRAGYPVAIHERPADTSVPKRSSGSGNSKSAPAYAYLSLVGGVAMRHPTWAECERRVRGVSGARFKKATSADDEAAILRAWGASLK; encoded by the coding sequence ATGATCACCATCTTCACCGACGGCGCCGCCAAGGGAAATCCCGGCCCCGGCGGTTGGGGGGCGATCGTCGCCACCGAGGAGCGGGTGCGCGAGCTCGGCGACGGGGCGCCGCACACCACCAACAACAAGATGGAGCTCACCGGGGTGATCGAGGCGCTGCGCGCGGCGCGCGGGGTGGAGGGAAAGATCGAGCTGCACACCGACTCGACCTACGTCATCCGCGGCATCACCGAGTGGATCCATGGCTGGCGGCGCCGCGGCTGGCGGACCGCCGAGGGACAGCCGGTGCTCAACCGCGAGCTCTGGGAGGCGCTGGCCCTCGAGGTCGCCGGGCGCGGGCGGGGCGGCATCCACTGGCACTACGTGCGCGGCCACTCCGCCATCCCCGGCAACGAGCGCTGCGACGAGATCGCCACCGGATTCGCCGCCGGCGAGCGCCCGGACCTCTACGACGGACCGCGCGCCGGCTACCCCGTCGCCATCCACGAGCGCCCCGCGGACACCTCGGTGCCGAAGCGGAGCAGCGGCAGCGGCAACAGCAAGTCCGCTCCCGCCTACGCCTACCTCAGCCTGGTCGGCGGCGTCGCCATGCGCCATCCGACCTGGGCCGAGTGCGAGCGCCGGGTGCGCGGCGTCTCCGGCGCCCGCTTCAAGAAGGCCACCAGCGCCGACGACGAGGCCGCCATCCTGCGCGCCTGGGGCGCGTCGCTGAAATAG
- the ettA gene encoding energy-dependent translational throttle protein EttA, protein MHKLRKAVADRVLLDDITLAFLPGAKIGVLGPNGAGKSTLLRIMAGVDGEFTGDAKPTAGVRVGFLPQEPQLDAAKTVLGNVEEGVADTRALLTDFEAVSAQLAEPMDDAQMTKLLDRQAALQDRIDAANAWELDRQLDIAMDALRLPPPDADVSTLSGGERRRVALCRLLLQKPDLLLLDEPTNHLDAESVAWLERHLQEYPGTVVAVTHDRYFLDNIAGWILELDRGRGIPFEGNYSAWLGKKRERLEHEEKQASARQRTLSRELEWIKMSPRARQAKSKARISAYEALRGEEENRAPETVEIAIPPPPRLGDLVVEATGLRKGYGDRLLIDDLSFSLPPGGIVGVIGANGAGKTTLFRMIIGQEQPDAGALRIGETVQLAYVDQSRDTLDPDKTVFEEISQGDDRIKVGKREIPARAYVASFAFKGSDQQKKVGLLSGGERNRVQLAKMIRRGGNVLLLDEPTNDLDVDTLRALEDALLGFSGCVVVISHDRWFLDRIATHILAFEGDSHIEWFEGNFQDYDADLHRRLGTDADQPHRIKFRPLQR, encoded by the coding sequence ATGCACAAGCTGCGGAAGGCGGTGGCCGACCGCGTCCTGCTCGACGACATCACCCTCGCCTTCCTCCCCGGGGCCAAGATCGGCGTTCTCGGCCCCAACGGCGCCGGCAAGAGCACCCTGCTGCGCATCATGGCCGGCGTCGACGGCGAGTTCACCGGCGACGCCAAGCCGACCGCCGGGGTGCGGGTCGGCTTCCTGCCGCAGGAGCCGCAGCTCGACGCCGCCAAGACCGTGCTCGGCAACGTCGAGGAGGGGGTGGCCGACACGCGCGCCCTGCTCACCGACTTCGAGGCGGTCTCGGCGCAGCTCGCCGAGCCGATGGACGACGCGCAGATGACCAAGCTGCTCGACCGCCAGGCGGCGCTGCAGGACCGGATCGACGCCGCCAACGCCTGGGAGCTCGACCGCCAGCTCGACATCGCCATGGACGCGCTGCGCCTGCCGCCGCCCGACGCCGACGTCTCCACCCTCTCCGGCGGCGAGCGCCGCCGCGTCGCCCTCTGCCGCCTGCTGCTGCAGAAGCCCGACCTGCTGCTGCTCGACGAGCCCACCAACCACCTCGACGCCGAGTCGGTGGCCTGGCTCGAGCGCCATCTCCAGGAGTATCCGGGCACCGTCGTCGCCGTCACCCACGACCGCTACTTCCTCGACAACATCGCCGGCTGGATCCTCGAGCTCGACCGCGGACGCGGCATTCCCTTCGAGGGCAACTACTCCGCCTGGCTCGGCAAGAAGCGCGAGCGCCTGGAGCACGAGGAGAAACAGGCCTCGGCCCGCCAGCGCACCCTGTCGCGCGAGCTGGAGTGGATCAAGATGTCGCCGCGCGCCCGCCAGGCGAAGAGCAAGGCGCGCATCAGCGCCTACGAGGCGCTGCGCGGCGAAGAGGAGAACCGCGCCCCGGAGACGGTCGAGATCGCCATCCCGCCGCCGCCACGTCTCGGCGACCTGGTGGTCGAGGCCACGGGCCTGCGCAAGGGCTACGGCGACCGGCTGCTGATCGACGACCTCTCCTTCTCGCTGCCGCCGGGCGGCATCGTCGGCGTCATCGGCGCCAACGGCGCCGGCAAGACGACGCTGTTCCGCATGATCATCGGCCAGGAGCAGCCCGACGCCGGCGCCCTGCGGATCGGCGAGACGGTGCAACTCGCCTACGTCGACCAGTCGCGCGACACCCTCGATCCCGACAAGACGGTGTTCGAGGAGATCAGCCAGGGCGACGACCGCATCAAGGTCGGCAAGCGCGAGATCCCGGCCCGCGCCTACGTCGCCTCGTTCGCCTTCAAGGGCTCCGATCAGCAGAAGAAGGTCGGCCTGCTCTCCGGCGGCGAGCGCAATCGCGTCCAACTGGCGAAGATGATCCGCCGCGGTGGCAACGTCCTGCTGCTCGACGAGCCGACCAACGACCTCGACGTCGACACCCTGCGCGCCCTCGAGGACGCCCTGCTCGGCTTCTCCGGCTGCGTCGTCGTCATCTCCCACGATCGCTGGTTCCTCGACCGCATCGCCACCCACATCCTCGCCTTCGAGGGCGACAGCCACATCGAGTGGTTCGAGGGCAACTTCCAGGACTACGACGCCGATCTGCACCGGCGGCTGGGCACCGATGCGGATCAGCCGCACCGGATCAAGTTCAGGCCGCTGCAGCGGTGA
- a CDS encoding aldehyde dehydrogenase family protein, whose translation MAQAAAQSAIPLHRDVAAFIGGRTRKMLIDGAWVEAASGRTFTTVDPATEEPLAEVPAGDREDIDRAVRAARRAFESGPWRRMTASERGRALWKLADLIEARGEEFAQLETLDNGKPISVARVADVPLVVDHFRYFAGWATKVEGETIPVSTPGLHVLNYTLREPVGVVGQIIPWNFPLLMAAWKLGVALACGNTVVLKPAEQTPLSALRLGELLDEAGFPPGVVNIVTGYGETAGAALAEHPDVDKVAFTGSTEVGRIVMRAATGNLKRVSLELGGKSPNIIFADADLDAAAVGAANAIYFNHGQCCCAGSRLFIEQKAYDTVMPKLIEYSEKVKLGPGMDPATEMGPLVSSEQFERVTGYLEHGRQEGATVRAGGGRPARFDKGYFVAPTVFSDVRPDMKVVREEIFGPVVCAVPFKDPEEVRAAGNDTAYGLAAAVWTKDVQKAHRMAAALKAGTVWINCYNMFDAASPFGGYKQSGFGREMGKAALELYTQIKSVWVNLGEHA comes from the coding sequence ATGGCGCAGGCAGCAGCACAGTCGGCCATTCCGCTCCATCGCGACGTCGCGGCGTTCATCGGCGGCCGGACGCGCAAGATGCTGATCGACGGCGCGTGGGTGGAGGCGGCGTCGGGCCGGACCTTCACCACCGTCGACCCCGCGACCGAGGAGCCGCTCGCCGAGGTCCCGGCGGGCGACAGAGAGGACATCGACCGCGCGGTGCGCGCGGCGCGCCGGGCGTTCGAGAGCGGCCCGTGGCGGCGCATGACGGCGTCGGAACGCGGCCGCGCCCTGTGGAAGCTCGCCGACCTCATCGAAGCGCGCGGCGAGGAGTTCGCGCAGCTCGAGACGCTCGACAACGGCAAGCCGATCAGCGTCGCCCGCGTCGCCGACGTCCCGCTGGTCGTCGACCACTTCCGCTACTTCGCCGGCTGGGCCACCAAGGTCGAGGGCGAGACGATCCCGGTGTCGACGCCCGGCCTGCACGTGCTCAACTACACGCTGCGCGAGCCGGTGGGCGTCGTCGGCCAGATCATCCCCTGGAACTTCCCGCTGCTCATGGCGGCGTGGAAGCTGGGCGTCGCGCTGGCCTGCGGCAACACGGTGGTGCTGAAGCCCGCCGAGCAGACGCCGCTGTCGGCCCTGCGCCTCGGCGAGCTGCTCGACGAGGCGGGCTTCCCGCCCGGCGTGGTGAACATCGTCACCGGCTACGGCGAGACGGCCGGCGCGGCGCTGGCCGAGCACCCGGACGTCGACAAGGTCGCCTTCACCGGCTCCACCGAGGTCGGCCGCATCGTCATGCGCGCCGCCACCGGCAATCTGAAGCGCGTCTCGCTCGAGCTCGGCGGCAAGTCGCCGAACATCATCTTCGCCGACGCCGACCTCGATGCCGCCGCGGTCGGCGCCGCCAACGCGATCTATTTCAACCACGGCCAGTGTTGCTGCGCCGGGTCGCGCCTGTTCATCGAACAGAAGGCCTACGACACGGTCATGCCGAAGCTGATCGAGTATTCCGAGAAGGTGAAGCTCGGCCCCGGCATGGACCCGGCGACGGAGATGGGGCCGCTGGTCTCGAGCGAGCAGTTCGAGCGCGTCACCGGCTACCTCGAGCACGGCAGGCAGGAGGGCGCCACGGTGCGCGCCGGCGGCGGCCGCCCGGCGCGCTTCGACAAGGGCTACTTCGTCGCCCCGACGGTGTTCAGCGACGTCCGCCCCGACATGAAGGTGGTGCGCGAGGAGATCTTCGGCCCGGTGGTCTGCGCCGTGCCCTTCAAGGATCCCGAGGAGGTGCGCGCCGCCGGCAACGACACCGCCTACGGCCTCGCCGCCGCGGTGTGGACGAAGGACGTGCAGAAGGCGCACCGCATGGCGGCGGCGCTGAAGGCCGGCACGGTGTGGATCAATTGCTACAACATGTTCGACGCCGCCTCGCCCTTTGGCGGCTACAAGCAGAGCGGCTTCGGCCGCGAGATGGGCAAGGCCGCGCTCGAGCTGTACACGCAGATCAAGAGCGTCTGGGTGAACCTCGGCGAACACGCGTGA
- a CDS encoding DUF692 family protein, whose protein sequence is MSFGLGFRPRYFGDLVDQRPPVDWLELVSENFMGIGGRTRQMLRRLRADYPLVLHGVSLSIAGQEPLDADHLARLRALADEIEPRFVSDHLSWTSWRGRESHDLLPVAYTSAVLGHVARRVDQAQEALGRRLYLENPTVYVAFAGNEMSEAELLAALCRQSGCGVLLDVNNLVVNAANLGWDPEPYLSLLAPDDVAYVHVAGHAVLPDVRIDTHDAPVSDPVWALYQRAVARFPGAGTILERDDALPDFADLLRELERARALRAAVIPAAGALPAAPVASRRGPFLERTPPERRPPTRRLVESARGDAAESPRWAEAQRQLFAEIVDHGAAARAAALLAPTAPVAAARGLAVYRDAYAVRLCRGLRQNFPTLRHVLGEAELAALIAAYVAAHPPRGYEFARVGARLAAFIPTHRFGSALAVAPSVLADIAAVEQADLEVADAPDDGPPLAAAALAEIPPDAWPRLRVRTLAALRIVHCAADVLPAIEAVAAGRSPAPPEMGAVDYLICRPALDVQRLRLPAAEAAVMRRLLDGAAIEGACDGDLGAGASAVARLTALGMVRALE, encoded by the coding sequence ATGTCCTTCGGACTCGGTTTCCGGCCGCGCTACTTCGGCGATCTCGTCGACCAGCGCCCGCCGGTCGACTGGCTGGAGCTGGTCTCCGAGAACTTCATGGGCATCGGCGGCCGCACCCGGCAGATGCTGCGCCGGCTGCGCGCCGACTATCCGCTGGTCCTGCACGGCGTCAGCCTGTCGATCGCCGGCCAGGAGCCGCTCGATGCGGACCACCTGGCGCGCCTGCGCGCCCTCGCCGACGAGATCGAGCCGCGCTTCGTCAGCGACCACCTGAGCTGGACCTCGTGGCGCGGGCGCGAGTCGCACGACCTGCTGCCGGTCGCCTACACCTCCGCGGTCCTCGGCCACGTCGCCCGCCGCGTCGATCAGGCGCAGGAGGCGCTCGGCCGGCGCCTGTATCTCGAGAACCCGACCGTCTACGTCGCCTTCGCCGGCAACGAGATGAGCGAAGCCGAGCTCCTCGCCGCGCTCTGCCGGCAGAGCGGCTGCGGCGTCCTGCTCGACGTCAACAACCTGGTGGTGAACGCCGCCAATCTCGGCTGGGATCCCGAGCCGTACCTCTCCCTGCTGGCGCCGGACGACGTCGCCTACGTTCACGTCGCCGGGCACGCGGTGCTGCCGGACGTGCGCATCGACACCCACGACGCGCCGGTGTCGGACCCGGTGTGGGCGCTGTACCAACGCGCCGTCGCCCGCTTCCCGGGCGCCGGCACGATCCTCGAGCGCGACGACGCGCTGCCCGATTTCGCCGACCTGCTGCGCGAGCTGGAGCGTGCGCGGGCGCTGCGCGCGGCGGTCATCCCTGCGGCGGGCGCGCTTCCGGCGGCGCCTGTCGCCTCTCGGCGCGGACCGTTCCTCGAGCGGACGCCGCCGGAGCGGCGTCCGCCGACGCGGCGCCTCGTCGAGTCGGCCAGGGGCGACGCGGCGGAATCGCCGCGCTGGGCGGAGGCGCAGCGCCAGCTCTTCGCCGAGATCGTCGATCACGGCGCCGCCGCGCGCGCCGCCGCGCTGCTGGCGCCGACCGCGCCGGTTGCCGCCGCCCGCGGCCTCGCCGTCTACCGCGACGCCTACGCGGTTCGCCTCTGCCGCGGCCTGCGGCAGAACTTTCCCACCCTGCGCCACGTCCTCGGCGAGGCCGAGCTGGCGGCGCTGATCGCCGCCTACGTCGCCGCCCATCCGCCGCGCGGCTACGAGTTCGCGCGCGTCGGCGCGCGGCTCGCGGCATTCATTCCGACGCACCGCTTCGGCAGCGCGCTGGCGGTCGCGCCGTCGGTGCTCGCCGACATCGCCGCCGTCGAGCAGGCCGACCTCGAGGTCGCCGACGCGCCCGACGACGGCCCGCCCCTCGCCGCCGCGGCGCTGGCGGAGATTCCGCCGGACGCATGGCCGAGGCTGCGCGTCCGCACCCTGGCCGCGCTGCGCATCGTCCACTGCGCCGCGGACGTGCTACCGGCCATCGAAGCCGTTGCCGCTGGCCGCTCGCCGGCGCCCCCCGAGATGGGCGCCGTCGACTATCTGATCTGCCGCCCGGCTTTGGACGTGCAGCGCCTGCGCCTGCCCGCCGCCGAGGCCGCCGTCATGCGCCGTCTGCTCGACGGCGCGGCGATCGAGGGCGCCTGCGACGGCGACCTCGGCGCCGGCGCCAGCGCGGTGGCGCGTCTGACGGCGCTGGGGATGGTGCGCGCGCTGGAGTGA
- a CDS encoding nitrate/sulfonate/bicarbonate ABC transporter ATP-binding protein — protein sequence MLAELRGVGKSYASDGRALPVLRDVSLAIPAGEVVAVLGPSGCGKSTLLRILTGLIPPTTGEVLCHGQPLRGFHPGAAIVFQSFALYPWLTVADNVGVGLYRRGLAAAEARQRVGHAIDLVGLEGFEEAYPKELSGGMKQRVGIARALVGGPELLCMDEPFSALDVLTAEALRSEVYGLWSRGSMGLKSLLLITHLIEEAVFLADRILIMAANPGSVKQVLVNELPHPREYRDPAFLELVDEIHAAITAIHLPDERRAAGRPRLEPVPNVSVNEVIGLLEVVHDHGDRIDLFELANRLRLDLGRSILVVKAAELLELVATPKQDVLVTPVGRELVASDENGRKRLFQRQLLRTPTFAFLFDRLRQAPGARLPADVVREELACFVPNESTPELFDAIVTWSRYGELLRYDASDDALFLDPESAAPPDAPR from the coding sequence ATGCTCGCCGAGCTGCGCGGGGTGGGCAAGTCGTACGCCAGCGACGGCCGCGCCCTGCCGGTGCTGCGCGACGTCAGCCTGGCGATCCCCGCCGGCGAGGTGGTCGCCGTCCTCGGGCCGTCGGGCTGCGGCAAGTCGACGCTGCTGCGCATCCTCACCGGGCTGATTCCGCCGACCACAGGCGAGGTGCTCTGCCACGGCCAACCGCTGCGCGGGTTCCACCCCGGCGCCGCGATCGTCTTCCAGAGCTTCGCGCTCTACCCGTGGCTCACCGTCGCCGACAACGTCGGCGTCGGCCTCTATCGCCGCGGCCTCGCCGCCGCCGAGGCGCGGCAGCGCGTCGGCCACGCCATCGACCTCGTCGGCCTCGAGGGCTTCGAGGAGGCGTATCCGAAGGAGCTGTCGGGCGGCATGAAGCAGCGCGTCGGCATCGCCAGGGCGCTGGTCGGCGGGCCGGAGCTGCTGTGCATGGACGAGCCCTTCTCGGCGCTCGACGTGCTGACCGCGGAGGCGCTGCGCTCCGAGGTCTACGGCCTGTGGTCGCGCGGCAGCATGGGCCTGAAGAGCCTGTTGCTGATCACCCACCTGATCGAGGAGGCGGTGTTCCTCGCCGATCGCATCCTCATCATGGCCGCCAACCCGGGGAGCGTGAAGCAGGTGCTGGTGAACGAGCTGCCGCACCCGCGCGAGTACCGCGATCCGGCATTCCTCGAGCTGGTCGACGAGATCCACGCCGCGATCACCGCGATCCACCTGCCCGACGAGCGCCGCGCCGCCGGCCGGCCACGCCTCGAGCCGGTGCCCAACGTCTCGGTCAACGAGGTCATCGGCCTGCTCGAGGTGGTGCACGACCACGGCGACCGCATCGACCTCTTCGAGCTGGCGAACCGCCTGCGGCTCGACCTCGGACGCAGCATCCTCGTGGTCAAGGCGGCCGAGCTGCTCGAGCTGGTGGCGACCCCGAAGCAGGACGTCCTGGTGACGCCGGTCGGCCGCGAGCTCGTCGCCAGCGACGAGAACGGCCGCAAGCGCCTCTTCCAGCGCCAACTGCTGCGCACCCCGACCTTCGCCTTCCTGTTCGATCGCCTGCGCCAGGCCCCCGGCGCGCGCCTGCCGGCCGACGTGGTGCGCGAGGAGCTCGCCTGCTTCGTGCCCAACGAATCGACGCCGGAGCTGTTCGACGCCATCGTCACCTGGAGCCGTTACGGCGAGCTGCTGCGCTACGACGCCAGCGACGACGCGCTGTTCCTCGACCCGGAATCGGCGGCGCCACCCGACGCGCCGCGCTGA
- a CDS encoding dihydrofolate reductase family protein, with the protein MGLLTFSINVTLDGCVDHEEGIADEETHAFFTGLMDEGGAMLWGRVTYEMMESFWPAVAGGDVEAPPAIREWAVKLEAKPKYVVSSTRKNFPWTNSHHVAGDLRTGVQKLKDATPAGVLLGSGQLATALDRLDLIDEYRFLVHPRISGHGPTLYQSGLPRTRRLELVSAKPLRSGAVAMHYRRASG; encoded by the coding sequence ATGGGACTCTTGACCTTCAGCATCAACGTCACCTTGGACGGCTGTGTCGACCATGAGGAGGGGATCGCCGACGAAGAGACCCACGCCTTCTTTACCGGCCTGATGGACGAGGGCGGGGCGATGCTGTGGGGCCGCGTCACCTACGAGATGATGGAAAGCTTCTGGCCGGCGGTCGCCGGTGGCGACGTGGAGGCGCCGCCAGCGATCCGCGAGTGGGCGGTCAAGCTTGAGGCCAAGCCGAAGTACGTGGTGTCGTCGACGCGAAAGAACTTCCCGTGGACCAATAGCCACCACGTCGCCGGCGACCTTCGCACGGGCGTGCAGAAACTGAAGGACGCGACCCCGGCCGGCGTGCTCCTCGGTAGCGGCCAGCTCGCGACCGCGCTCGACCGGCTGGATCTGATCGATGAGTACAGGTTCCTCGTCCACCCCAGAATCTCCGGCCACGGCCCGACCCTGTACCAGAGCGGGCTGCCCAGGACGCGACGGCTCGAGCTGGTCTCGGCGAAGCCGCTCCGTAGCGGTGCGGTGGCGATGCACTACCGGCGCGCGAGCGGCTAA
- a CDS encoding ABC transporter permease subunit, giving the protein MPLARRPGPQRRELPIAGAWWIDLLIVVALAALVAGVVALARRWTAPLRPTVDIDLSLCALPGYTLLSLARGVAAYLLSLAFTLVYGSIAAHRRVAERVMIPVLDILQGIPVLGFLPGLVLGMVALFPGSNIGLELACVVMIFTGQVWNMTFSSYGSLRAVPLELREAARVYRFGWWKTFSVVEVPAAMIGLVWNSMMSMAGGWFFLTVNEAFTLGDHDFRLPGIGSYMSVAIDRGDVRAMAAATVAMIVMIVVVDQLVWRPALAWAQKFKLEETEADVGATSWVLALLRRSRAIAWAEQRAARVLALFESRAAAAPSAAAGESGRAASRLLGAGVGLGFAALALLGAAHLVTMLHALTAAEWRQLAAALGLTFLRTYAALAIGALWTVPVGIWIGLSPARTRILQPIIQVAAAFPAPMIFPLVTLAILAAGVPFAWGCVALMLLGSQWYILFNVLAGAGAMPHDLREVAAVCGLGRWARWRTLYLPAIVPYLITGLITAAGGAWNASIVAEYVRYRGDTLIAPGLGSLITTATAAGNFPLLAAGVLTMSLGIVAINRTVWRRLGRYADARFSLNR; this is encoded by the coding sequence ATGCCGCTCGCCCGCCGTCCCGGCCCGCAGCGCCGCGAGTTGCCCATCGCGGGCGCGTGGTGGATCGACCTGCTGATCGTCGTCGCGCTGGCGGCGCTGGTGGCCGGCGTCGTCGCCCTCGCCCGCCGCTGGACGGCGCCGCTGCGCCCGACCGTCGACATCGACCTCTCGCTGTGCGCGCTCCCCGGCTACACCCTGCTGTCGCTGGCGCGCGGCGTCGCCGCCTACCTGCTGTCGCTCGCCTTCACGCTCGTCTACGGCAGCATCGCCGCCCACCGGCGCGTGGCCGAGCGGGTGATGATCCCGGTGCTCGACATCCTCCAGGGCATCCCCGTGCTCGGCTTCCTCCCCGGTCTGGTGCTCGGCATGGTGGCGCTGTTCCCCGGCTCGAACATCGGCCTCGAGCTCGCCTGCGTGGTGATGATCTTCACCGGCCAGGTGTGGAACATGACCTTCTCGTCCTACGGCTCGCTGCGCGCCGTCCCGCTCGAGCTGCGCGAGGCGGCGCGCGTCTACCGCTTCGGCTGGTGGAAGACCTTCAGCGTCGTCGAAGTGCCGGCGGCGATGATCGGCCTGGTGTGGAACTCGATGATGTCGATGGCCGGGGGCTGGTTCTTCCTCACCGTCAACGAGGCGTTCACCCTCGGCGACCACGACTTCCGCCTGCCCGGCATCGGGTCGTACATGAGCGTCGCCATCGACCGCGGCGACGTCCGCGCCATGGCCGCCGCCACCGTGGCGATGATCGTCATGATCGTCGTCGTCGACCAGCTCGTCTGGCGCCCGGCGCTCGCCTGGGCGCAGAAGTTCAAGCTCGAGGAGACCGAGGCCGACGTCGGCGCCACCTCCTGGGTGCTCGCCCTGCTGCGGCGGTCGCGCGCCATCGCCTGGGCGGAGCAGCGGGCGGCGCGGGTGCTGGCCCTGTTCGAGAGTCGGGCCGCCGCCGCGCCCTCCGCTGCCGCCGGCGAGAGCGGTCGCGCCGCGTCCCGCCTGCTCGGCGCGGGGGTCGGGCTCGGCTTCGCCGCGCTGGCGCTGCTCGGCGCCGCCCATCTGGTGACGATGCTGCACGCGCTCACCGCCGCCGAGTGGCGCCAGCTCGCCGCCGCGCTCGGCCTCACCTTCCTCCGCACCTACGCGGCGCTCGCCATCGGCGCCCTGTGGACGGTGCCGGTCGGCATCTGGATCGGCCTCTCCCCCGCCCGCACCCGCATCCTGCAGCCGATCATCCAGGTCGCCGCCGCCTTCCCGGCGCCGATGATCTTCCCCCTCGTCACCCTCGCCATCCTCGCCGCCGGCGTGCCGTTCGCCTGGGGCTGCGTGGCGCTGATGCTGCTCGGCTCGCAGTGGTACATCCTCTTCAACGTCCTCGCCGGCGCCGGCGCCATGCCGCACGATCTGCGCGAGGTCGCCGCGGTCTGCGGCCTCGGCCGCTGGGCGCGCTGGCGCACCCTCTACCTGCCGGCGATCGTCCCCTACCTGATCACCGGTCTGATCACCGCCGCCGGCGGCGCCTGGAACGCCAGCATCGTCGCCGAGTACGTGCGCTACCGCGGCGACACGCTGATCGCGCCCGGCCTCGGCTCGCTGATCACCACCGCCACCGCCGCCGGCAACTTCCCCCTCCTCGCGGCCGGCGTGCTGACCATGTCGCTCGGCATCGTCGCCATCAACCGGACGGTGTGGCGCCGCCTCGGGCGGTACGCGGACGCGCGCTTCAGCCTGAACCGCTGA
- a CDS encoding type II toxin-antitoxin system HicA family toxin, whose amino-acid sequence MPPKIRELIANLEHAGFSNRGGKGSHRNFVHPRVSKPVVLSGNLGDDAKQYQVRAVKLAIEESSR is encoded by the coding sequence GTGCCGCCGAAGATTCGAGAGCTCATCGCCAACCTCGAGCATGCAGGCTTCAGCAACCGCGGCGGCAAAGGCAGCCATCGGAACTTCGTCCATCCGAGGGTGAGCAAGCCAGTGGTTCTTTCGGGCAACCTGGGCGATGATGCCAAGCAGTATCAGGTCCGGGCTGTGAAGCTCGCGATCGAGGAGTCGAGCAGATGA